The Sander lucioperca isolate FBNREF2018 chromosome 15, SLUC_FBN_1.2, whole genome shotgun sequence genome window below encodes:
- the LOC116054989 gene encoding uncharacterized protein LOC116054989 isoform X4, whose translation MAVHLRVLLILSGFTGIHSITTVSEVSVKAGSSISIPCLYGLQYISHVKYLCKGFYWHSCSYIVKTNQQNSGRFSISDDNTRRIFTVTINDLADEDTDYWCAVEINGGADVKEYFHLSVTGDTPHLYVDHQEITRLNGDNLTINCYYTNTGETKWCRLGISCVTRSSGSIDGTKVTISEGAHSVFNVTMSGLRTESSGWYWCAKGDLKMPVHVTVTETPTTTTIGTRHLTTLSPTPNHILEDGQQSAYTDPKSLIISLSLLISIVMVALLIWFMLRRHKQTKAESSATTTAEEELTYSIVKHKTKTSSQAEEEETQCNVGNMRKTSSQVEAEDKDVTYSTLAQHHQKM comes from the exons ATGGCTGTTCATCTCAGAGTTCTTCTCATCCTCTCCGGATTCACAG GAATTCACAGCATAACTACAGTCAGTGAGGTGTCAGTTAAGGCTGGAAGTTCAATCTCTATCCCATGTCTCTATGGCTTACAATACATAAGCCATGTGAAATACTTGTGTAAAGGATTTTATTGGCACTCCTGCTCCTATATAgtcaaaacaaaccaacaaaattCAGGAAGGTTTTCAATCTCTGACGACAACACCCGAAGAATCTTCACAGTGACTATTAATGATCTGGCAGATGAGGATACTGATTATTGGTGTGCTGTGGAGATTAATGGAGGGGCAGATGTCAAAGAGTATTTTCACCTGTCTGTCACCGGAG ATACACCACATCTCTATGTGGATCATCAGGAGATTACAAGGTTAAATGGAGATAATTTAACCATCAATTGTTACTATACTAACACTGGAGAAACAAAGTGGTGCAGGCTGGGCATCTCCTGTGTGACGAGGTCGTCTGGATCAATAGATGGAACAAAAGTGACCATCAGTGAAGGGGCCCACAGTGTTTTTAATGTGACTATGAGTGGACtgaggacagagagcagcggcTGGTATTGGTGTGCCAAAGGAGACTTAAAGATGCCAGTGCATGTAACTGTTACAGAGACACCTACCACTA CCACAATTGGAACAAGACATTTAACGACCTTATCACCCACTCCTAATCACATCCTTGAAGACGGACAGCAGAG TGCTTATACTGACCCAAAGAGCCTCATCATCAGTCTGAGTTTGCTGATCTCCATTGTAATGGTGGCCTTGTTGATCTGGTTTATGTTGAGAAGACACA AACAGACCAAAGCAGAATCGTCAGCCACAACAACG GCTGAAGAGGAATTAACATACAGTATTGttaaacacaagacaaaaactTCAAGCCAG GCTGAAGAGGAGGAAACACAATGTAATGTTGGGAACATGAGAAAAACATCATCCCAG GTTGAAGCAGAGGATAAGGATGTTACATACAGCACATTGGCTCAGCACCaccaaaaaatgtaa
- the LOC116054989 gene encoding uncharacterized protein LOC116054989 isoform X2 → MAVHLRVLLILSGFTGIHSITTVSEVSVKAGSSISIPCLYGLQYISHVKYLCKGFYWHSCSYIVKTNQQNSGRFSISDDNTRRIFTVTINDLADEDTDYWCAVEINGGADVKEYFHLSVTGDTPHLYVDHQEITRLNGDNLTINCYYTNTGETKWCRLGISCVTRSSGSIDGTKVTISEGAHSVFNVTMSGLRTESSGWYWCAKGDLKMPVHVTVTETPTTTTIGTRHLTTLSPTPNHILEDGQQSAYTDPKSLIISLSLLISIVMVALLIWFMLRRHKQTKAESSATTTAEEELTYSIVKHKTKTSSQAEEEETQCNVGNMRKTSSQRSESDVEVIYSSVITIKQQTVKRAIVSRYLYFSHFK, encoded by the exons ATGGCTGTTCATCTCAGAGTTCTTCTCATCCTCTCCGGATTCACAG GAATTCACAGCATAACTACAGTCAGTGAGGTGTCAGTTAAGGCTGGAAGTTCAATCTCTATCCCATGTCTCTATGGCTTACAATACATAAGCCATGTGAAATACTTGTGTAAAGGATTTTATTGGCACTCCTGCTCCTATATAgtcaaaacaaaccaacaaaattCAGGAAGGTTTTCAATCTCTGACGACAACACCCGAAGAATCTTCACAGTGACTATTAATGATCTGGCAGATGAGGATACTGATTATTGGTGTGCTGTGGAGATTAATGGAGGGGCAGATGTCAAAGAGTATTTTCACCTGTCTGTCACCGGAG ATACACCACATCTCTATGTGGATCATCAGGAGATTACAAGGTTAAATGGAGATAATTTAACCATCAATTGTTACTATACTAACACTGGAGAAACAAAGTGGTGCAGGCTGGGCATCTCCTGTGTGACGAGGTCGTCTGGATCAATAGATGGAACAAAAGTGACCATCAGTGAAGGGGCCCACAGTGTTTTTAATGTGACTATGAGTGGACtgaggacagagagcagcggcTGGTATTGGTGTGCCAAAGGAGACTTAAAGATGCCAGTGCATGTAACTGTTACAGAGACACCTACCACTA CCACAATTGGAACAAGACATTTAACGACCTTATCACCCACTCCTAATCACATCCTTGAAGACGGACAGCAGAG TGCTTATACTGACCCAAAGAGCCTCATCATCAGTCTGAGTTTGCTGATCTCCATTGTAATGGTGGCCTTGTTGATCTGGTTTATGTTGAGAAGACACA AACAGACCAAAGCAGAATCGTCAGCCACAACAACG GCTGAAGAGGAATTAACATACAGTATTGttaaacacaagacaaaaactTCAAGCCAG GCTGAAGAGGAGGAAACACAATGTAATGTTGGGAACATGAGAAAAACATCATCCCAG AGATCTGAAAGTGATGTGGAGGTGATCTACAGTTCTGTGATTACAATAAAGCAACAAACTGTAAAAAGGGCTATTGTTTCTCGTTACTTGTATTTCAGTCATTTCAAATAA